The nucleotide window CTTCAAATAGCTATCTTCCTTTTTATTTCGTCGGTTTTGTTTCACATAAACTGTTTGCTCTGCTTTATATTCCTTTTGTGTTCGCTTTTTATTGTGGTATAATAGCATATAATCCTGCTTGTTTTCAATCAACTCTTTTATTCCTTCAGTCTTgctcctttcaaaaaataattcaataggAATGTATTGTCCTATTGTATTTCTTGATTGCGTTGAATAGTTCTTCAGTCGCGgttgatttattttgtttaattcgaATTCTAGTAGTTTCCAGAATGGTTGAATGCAATCGTTCAACTTGAGCGTTAGATGTTGAATGGTTTGCTGTGGTCATTGAATGTTCAATGTATAGCCGTTGGCAGCTGCTATGCTATTAAATATAGTCACGTTATGTCATTAGTTTAATACAAAATAGGAATATTTGTGTGAGTACTTCTTTTAGTCTTTTGTAGAACGCTCTTTTGTCGTTTAATTTTCCCATACATCGTTAGCTGAAATGCAAGCggcccttcttcttctttactggcgtagacaccgcttacgcgattatagccgagttaacaacagcgcgccagtcgtttcttctcttcgctacgtggcaccaattggatattccaagcgaggccaggtccttctccacttggtccttccaccggagtggaggtcttcctcttcctctgcttcccgcggcggatactgcgtcgaatactttcagagctggagtgttttcatccatccggacaacatgacctagccagcgtagccgctgtcttttaattcgctgaactatgtcaatgtcgtcgtatatctcgtacagctcatcgttccatctaatgcgatattcgccgtggccaacgcgcaaaggaccataaatctttcgcagaatttttctctcgaaaactcgcaacgtcgattcatctgttgttgacatcgtccaagccactgcaccatatagcaggacgggaattatgagtgacttatagagtttggtttttgtctgtcgagagaggactttgcttctcaattgcctactcagtccgaagtagcacctgttggcaagagttatcctgcgttggatttctaggctgacattgttggtggtgtttacgctggttccaagatagacgaaattatctacaacttcaaagttatgactgtcaacagtgacgtgagagccaagtcgcgagtgcgacgactgtttgtttgatgacaggaaatatttcgtcttgccctcgttcactgccagacccatttgcgttgcttccttgttcagtctggagaaagcagaactaacggcgcgggtgttgagaccgataatatcaatatcatcagcataccccagcagctgtacactattgtacctgctcgattcagttctgcagctctaataattttctccagcagcagattgaaaaagtcgcacgatagggagtcgccttgtctgaaacctcgtttggtatcgaacggctcagagaggttcttcccgatcctgacggagcttttcgtgttgctcaacgtcagtttacacagccgtatcagttttgcggggataccaaattcagatatcgcggcataaaggcagctccttttcgtgctgtcgaaagcagctttgaaatcgacgaataggtggtgagtgtcgattctcctttcacgggtcttttccaagatttggcgcatggtgaatatctggtcggttgttgatttaccaggtctgaagccacactgataaggtccaatcagtttgttgacggtgggctttaatctttcacacaatacgctcgatagaaccttgtacgcgatgttgaggaggcttatcccacggtagttggcgcagattgtggggtctccttttttatggattgggcctagcacacttaaattccaatcgttgggcatgctttcatccgaccatattttgcaaataagctgatgcatgctccttatcagttcttcgccgccgtgtttgaatagcacggccggcaatccgtcggcccctgccgctttattgttcttcaggcgggcaactgctattcgaacttcttcatggccgggtaatggaacgtctgctccatcgtcatcgattggggaatcgggttcgccttctcctggtgttatgtgttcactgccattcagcaggctggagaagtgttccctccatagtctaagtatgctctgggcatcggtggctagatcacctttgggggttctacaggagtatgcttcgttcttgaaaccttctgtaagccgccgcattttttcgtagaattttcgagcattacccctgtcggccagcttatcaagctgttcgtactcacgcatttcggcctctttcttcttctgtctgcaaatgcgtctcgcttccctcttcaactttcggtatctatcccatcccgcacgtgttgtggtcgatcgtaacgttgcgtggtaTGCAGCctattttctctccgctgtgacacggcactcctcgtcgtaccagctgttcttttgcactttccgaaaaccaatggtttcggttgcagctgtacgtaaggagtttgaaatgccgtcccacagttcccttataccgagttgttgacgagtgctctcagagagcaggagcacaagccgagtggaaaatctttcggctgtctgttgtgattgcagcttcttgacgtcgaaccttccttgtgtttgttggcgtgcgttttttgctgcacagaggcgagtgcgaattttggctgcaacaatatagtagtccgagtcgatgttaggacctcggagcgcacgcacatctaaaacactggagacgtgtcttccgtctatcacaacatgatcgatctggttggtggtttttcgatccggagacagccaggtagcttgatgtatcttcttatgctggaatctagtactacagataaccatatttcgggcccggcgaagtcgatcagcctcaacccatttggggatgtttcctcgtggaggctgaatttaccaaccgtagtgccaaagataccttctttgcccaccctggcgttgaagtcgccaagcacgattttgacatcgtggcgggggcatctctcataagtgcgctccaagcactcataaaaagcatctttggtcacatcgtccttctcttccgtcggggcgtgggcgcaaatcagcgatatgttgaagaacctcgctttgatgcggattgttgctagacgttcattcttcggagtgaatgatagtactcggcgacggagtctctctcccaccacgaatccaacaccaaacttgcgctcctttatggccactgtagtaaatgtcacaaggacctacttgtctctgtccttgtcccgtccatcgcatttcttggacggcggtgatgtcagcctttatctttacgaggacatctaccagctgggcagcggcaccttcccaattaagggaccggacattccaggtgcatgccctcaaatcatagtccttatttcgtttgccatggtcgtcataaaaaggggggtctctcatccgaggctgtgtttgctttttcagtgggggtgtttttttacgtggcgggtcccaagcccagcgcacaaccctaagtaggggatatttcgcattctcactttagctcgccttcaaacggatgttcttaggctacccagaggatacttggtcaaagaccggaagtcgtgagctgcttgagtcatatgtaaaagaatcgtttctggccactctcaagtgaatggcgatcagagaactttcttcacatgcgtgaacttctacgcatgactccatcctcccaagCGGCCCtaactaacaaaaaaatcaaaatgggttttttgattgattataatatatttattcaaactaCATGTTCATGCAAAATTACAGAGTCATACGATtaaaaatagttgttttattaacgaaatacaaaaggCCCTTACTAAAAAGTGTTCGTTTTGATAAAAGCAAAGAGCCCTAactacacacaacaacaaacaccacaCAATACAAACACGGCCTTGTCCCGTTACACCGTTTTGCTTTGTAATAGACAGCACAGTAAacataattaaagtttttagtaaACGGTACACTTGTTTTTTCAGCGATCTCAGTGTTTAACTATAATtgaattgttcaaattttaagcaaataaattacaTGTCATTAATATGAATTCGGATAGTGAAAATATGTCGGAAAATAATTTAGCAAGTGGTGCAACCAGAAATGCGAGTAATACTACAAAAAATGTGAGAGTTAATAACCAGCAAAAACGTATGGCAGGACAGAAATATCAAGGTTTATCTAAAGGAAATATAAGCTATAGAAAGCCCAGAGAAATGAAAGATGCGTGTAAGTCGAAGTTCTGTGAGAAAGGTTCCATTCGATTTTGCTCACCTTTTACAGAGGATACTCGTAAAGAAATTTTTGACTCGTTCTGGATAATGTCGTgagatgaaaaaaattatatgtaacaAACCTCATTGAATGTTCCAAAACACAACGTGTAACTGTTGAAAATTCCAAACGCTCCaacactaaatattattttctaaagcacaaTACAAATCGAATGCAAGTTTGTCGGCAAATGTTTCTATCAACTTTGGGCTTATCAGAAAAAATGGTACGTTCTTGGACTCAATCCTGTGGCTTACATTGCACCCAAAAGAGTCTAAAAACGCAAAATTctgatcaaaataaagaaatattacactATAGGAAAAGATGTAGCTACTTACAAAACTGGTTAGAAGATTTACCAAAGTTGGAGTCGCACTATCGTcgcaaatatacaacaaaaatatattttgaagcaGATTTCAAAACATACAGACAGATTTATAAACTTTATTCTCAATCATGCGAAGAACATAAAAACAATGATATTGCTCGAgtatcatttccaatttttatgaaTGTTTTTAAATCAAACAATTACTCGTTATTTAAACCACGAAATGACCAGTGTGACTTATGTTTATCTTTTAAATCAAACAACTTGTCACAGGATATATTTGACGTTCaccgaaatgaaattgaaaggaTGCGAAATGAGAAGCAAAATGATGTCGAAAATGCCAAATTAGGTGCATTTCTACTATTTAGCATAGATATGGAGGCAGTTAAACTTATACCACAGTACAACGCCAGCTCCtcttattataaaatgaaactaCAAGTTCACAACttcactatatacatacatatgtacaatgttATAAGCCACGAGTCTGATAATTACGTTTGGGATGAAACCGAAGGAACTCTTGTCTCATCAAcgtttacaaaaattgttttaaaacatttaaaacccCAACTTTTGAAACATCCTCACATTCACCACATAGTTATCTACTCTGATGGTTGTTCTTACCAAAACAGAAATGTTGTCCTTTCTAATGCGTTGCTCTCTTTATGTGTGGAAAAAGACATTACCATAGAACACAAATACTTAGTAGTAGGTCACACGCAAATGGAATGCGATTCCACTCATTCTCTTATTGAGAGACgaatcaaaaataaacaaatacatttgcCATTTCAACTAGTAGAATCAATAAGAGCAGCCCGGAAAAATCCTATGCCTCTACAAGTTCACTActtaaactataaatatttcctCGATTACGAGTCTGTTCCAATGAGGTATTCATCTATTAGACCAGGTAAGGCACACTTTTAATTTCtaagaaattttccaaaactttattgcttattaaatttttagaaagaaaAACAGGAGACCCTACTGTCAATAAGGTACGTGCATTGTCATACGAGCAGActggaattatttattttaaaactgatATAAATGACGATTATGCCCAGCTACCTTAAAGAACTTCAAAACAATTCACAGTTGTCGAACCTTCCCAATTGCATCTGAGCAGACTAGCAATTTCTAATAAGAAGTGGCAGCATCTTCAGGAGCTGAAAAAAGTACTACCAGCAGACTGTCAttatttttatgacaatataccagagataatgagatgtccaactcctctctcactggaaatgagagaacaattgctaaacgtcaaaaccacctcaaCTTTGACtgttgactggattgaggaggttttgacgtttagcaattggaaacgagcgatggccagactgaaatcttaccaaaaaaaaatatgaaaacggagggatttgttgccgccgttcaagatgcgaaatttaaatatatttcatgaaacgttttgtaatttgatgcataatagaattaattttctattacaattgattaaaaacatttattaattgagaactaacaggcttaattcaccttattaagtattgaaagatcgaaagtcagttgttttaaaataccataaaatcataaaaaaggaattaagtagtttcgccatatattaaaagtccaatatataataatttgcaatcgtaaataATGTTGggtattataatttaaaatgcccaaaaattcttattttgttcgatctggccataatggaaaatgttataaaaaacgcttattttgaggcgctttcacactggaataagttgggcatcccattatccctgcaATATAccctatgaaaattaattattatacaaGAGTTGTTAATACACAAGCTGATAAAGTATAATTTACCGTTACCTCTGAACTgtactacatatttatttaatcttcttgaattaattttattttcatatacttattaatttaatatataatgcattcaaaaaaatttggcaaccatgcttaaataaatttttctttattttgttttaaatataattaaagcgACTTCATTGAAAATGTATTGACAAGTTACTgacaaataactaaaaaaattgaattgtagTTAGGGCTTTTTGTTTCAGAAAATCAGGCGTCAAAAGGACGTAAGTAacataacttttaaaatattaaaaaaaaaaacattattttctttcaactttaaatttgtagttgttttacaagttacattgaaaaaaattgctctaaacacattaatatatatagttttatacagttttttgtttctcctgtaaagtaatgaaaatgttaGATAGGGCCGTTTGCATTTTAACTAACGATATGCATACTTGTATATCATATATTTTGAGTATTTATCTGTGCATGAGagatatgtaaagggtgattttttaagagcttgataactttttttaaaaaaaaaacgcataaaatttgcaaaatctcatcggttttttatttgaaacgttagattggttcgtgacatttactttttgaagataatttcatttaaatgttgaccgcggctgcgtcttaggtggtccattcggaaagtccaattttgggcaactttttcgagcatttcggccggaatagcccgaatttcttcggaaatgttgtcttccaaagctggaatagttgctggcttatttctgtagactttagacttgacgtagccccacaaaaaatagtctaaaggcgttaaatcgcatgatcttggtggccaacttacgggtccatttcttgagatgaattgttgtccgaagttttccctcaaaatggccatagaatcgcgagctgtgtggcatgtagcgccatcttgttgaaaccacatgtcaaccaagttcagttcttccatttttggcaacaaaaagtttgttagcatcgaacgatagcgatcgccattcaccgtaacgttgcgtccaacagcatctttgaaaaaatacggtccaatgattccaccagcgtacaaaccacaccaaacagtgcatttttcgggatgcatgggcagttcttgaacggcttctggttgctcttcaccccaaatgcggcaattttgcttatttacgtagccattcaaccagaaatgagcctcatcgctgaacaaaacacgcgcgcgaaacacatttcgaaccgaacactgattttggtaataaaattcaatgatttgcaagcgttgctcgttagtaagtctattcatgatgaaatgtcaaagcatactgagcatctttctctttgacaccatgtctgaaatcccacgtgatctgtcaaatactaatgcatgaaaatcctaacctcaaaaaaatcacccgttacatggTTCCATCGATTTCAAATAGTATGTCTAATTGTATTTGTGTGCCTATACCTTCGGGTATGGGTGTTTTTGCATAAACTTGTTTTGTCGGGTGGCGTTCGTATTTGTTCTCTTTACAAATGCTACAATTTCTAGTTAGTCggattacataatttttttatatttggccaATAGCAAGTTTCTAGTATCTCTAATGTATTATTTCTGCGTTTCTATGGGCTCTTTCATAcgtatgtttaattatattttctctatcTTCTTCACTCGTAATGCCTTTTAATAGATTTTGACAAAGAACCCTTTTCTCTATATTAAATGAAGAGTTTATATCATGAATTTCATACCAGGTTTCTAGTGTAGTGTGAAATGCGGTAGTGATATTATGATGTTTGATAATTTTCGTTAGTGTATCTATCAAGTCTTGTGGTGTGACggaattgaatttgaattttaatttttcatccgAGATTTTCATGTTGGCTTCTTGTAAAGTGTGTATTATATTGGTGATATCTTTCATATGTTGTTCAGGATTAGCTGAATATATTAGGCCATCATCTACATAACGCATCTTTGAAAGATCGACGGTGCGTTGTTCAGTCCAAATAGAAATTCGTAGAAATTCATATTTAgcgttatttattaaaaatgctgtttttccccgtcttcttttttattttaatttgatgaaatcctgattCCAAATCTAAAGCCGTGAAGTACTGTGCTTTTCCTAAGTTTTGGAGCATCATGGTGATGTCCGGAATGGGATATCTATCAGCGATTGTTTGCGCATTTAATTTCTGGAAGTCAATAACCATGGGTCTTTTTGGGTTGCCTTGCTCGTCATCCCCTTTTTTAGAAACTGTCCATATGGGTGAATTGTACGGGCTATTGCTTGgctgtattatttcattatctaatatttttttatttcagtttctacAAATGGGGTATGGATACCGTCTGACCCAAATCGGATTATTTGTTTCTGTTCTGATTTCTGCCTCTACGCGTAGGGTAATGCCTCTAGTTACGTAGGGTAATGTTTTACTCCGCTCCTTTCTTttcattaattcatttatttatcatataatttattcCTTTTCACAATTAATACATTTCTTTCTGTATCTATCATTGCTTTAAACCTTTAATTCCTATCAATAAATCGAAATCTTGTAAAGTATCGAGTTCTAAAAATTCCATACTGAATCCTATTATGttcactttctttttatatttaattaatgatttgtCATGTAAAGTAGTAGTGTTCTTTAATCTCTACTTCTATCCTTTTTGCGTGAGGgaattttgtatttacataactTTCTTATGCACCactatcaattaaaataaacactgaGTTACCCTCTTCTGTGGTCCTTACAAGCGTTGGTAACCCATgccttagaaaaaaaatattcttcctgTTCACATTCTGTATTTGATTGCTGATCGATTGATTCTTCggtggtacatatgtatattagcaaTGCTCCTGCTACTTTCTTAAATGgattttgataattcttttgAGGCTACGGATTTCGTTCTGGTTGTTGTTGATTCTCGTTGTAATCaccattaaattgtgttattgaGTTAAAGGTATTCAGATCCACTTTTTCTCTGTTCattgtggaggatggagtcatgtgtagaagttcacgcaagtgaggaaagttctctgatcgccattcacttgggagtggccagaaacgattcttttgcatatgactcaagcagctcacgacttccggtctttgaccaagtatcctctgggtagcctaagaacatccgtttgaaggcgagctaaagtgagaaggcgaaacatcccctgcataaggttatgcgctgggtttgggacccgccacgtaaaaaaacactcccaatgaaaaggaacaacaagcctcggatgagtgaccccccttttgatgacgaccatggcaaacgaaataaggactacgaattgagggcatgcacctggaatgtctgatcccttaattgggaaggtgccgctgcccagctggttgatgtcctcgtgaaaataaaggctgacatcaccgccgtccaagaaatgcgatggacgggacaaggacagagacaagtaggtccttgtgacatttactacagtggccatataagcgcaagtttggtgttggattcgtggtgggagagaggctCCGtagccgagtactatcattcactccggagaatgaacgtctaaccacaatccgcatcaaagcgaggttcttcaacatatcgctgatttgcgcccacgccccgacggaagagaaggacgatgtgaccaaatatgccttttatgagtgcttggagcgcacttatgagagatgcccccgccacgatgtcaaaatcgtgcttggcgactttaacgccagggtgggcaaagaaggtatctttggcactacggtcggtaaattcaacctccacgacgaaacatccccaaatgggttgaggctgatcgacttcgccggggcccgaaatatggttatctgtagtactagattccagcataagaagatacatcaagctacctggctgtctccggatcgaaaaaccaccaaccagatcgatcatgttgtgatagacggaagacacgtctccagtgttttagatgtgcgtgcgctccgaggtcctaacatcgactcggaccactatattgttgcagccaaaattcgcacccgcctctgtgcagcaaaaaacgcacgccaacaaacacaaggaaggttcgacgtcgagaagctgcaatcacaacagacagccgaacgtttttctactcggcttgcactcctgctctctgagagcactcatcaacaactcggtataagggaactgtgggacggcatttcaaactccttacgtacaactgcaaccgaaaccattggttttcggaaagtgcaaaagaacagctggtaggacgaggagtgccgtgtcgcagcggagagaaaacaggctgcctaccacgcaacgttacgatcgaccacaacacgtgcgggatgggatagataccgagagttgaagagggaagcgagacgcatttgcagacagaaaaagaaagaggccgaaatgcgtgagtacgaagagcttgataagctggccgacaggggtaatgttcgaaaattctacgacaaaatgcggcggcttacagaaggtttcaagaccggagcatactcttgtagaacccccaaaggtgatctagttaccgatgcccagagcatacttaaattatggagggaacacttctccagcctgctgaatggcagtgaaagtacaacaccgggagaaggcgaacccgattccccaatcgatgacgatggagcagacgttccattacccgaccatgaagaagttcgaatagcaattacccgcctgaagaacaacaaagcggcaggggccgatggattgccggccgagttattcaaacacggcggcgaagaactgattaggagcatgcatcagcttatttgcaaaatatggtcggatgaaagcatgcccaacgattggaatttaagtgtgctaggcccaatccataaaaaaggagaccccataatctgcgccaactaccgtgggataagcctcctcaacatcgcgtacaaggttctatcgagcgtattgtgtgaaagattaaagcccaccgtcaacgaactgattgaaccttatcagtgtggctttagacctggcaaatcaacaac belongs to Bactrocera dorsalis isolate Fly_Bdor chromosome 1, ASM2337382v1, whole genome shotgun sequence and includes:
- the LOC105223892 gene encoding LINE-1 retrotransposable element ORF2 protein isoform X6 — its product is MREYEELDKLADRGNVRKFYDKMRRLTEGFKTGAYSCRTPKGDLVTDAQSILKLWREHFSSLLNGSESTTPGEGEPDSPIDDDGADVPLPDHEEVRIAITRLKNNKAAGADGLPAELFKHGGEELIRSMHQLICKIWSDESMPNDWNLSVLGPIHKKGDPIICANYRGISLLNIAYKVLSSVLCERLKPTVNELIEPYQCGFRPGKSTTDQIFTMRQILEKTREGRIDTHHIFVDFKAAFDSTKRSCLYAAMSEFGIPAKLIRLCKLTLSNTKSSVRIGKNLSEPFDTKRGFRQGDSLSCDFFNLLLEKIIRAAELNRAGTIVYSCWGMPMILILSVSTPAPLVLLSPD